A window of the Planococcus citri chromosome 4, ihPlaCitr1.1, whole genome shotgun sequence genome harbors these coding sequences:
- the LOC135844496 gene encoding uncharacterized protein LOC135844496, with translation MKLLLLLVIIWHLETPTSAHFDKKRTRFYNLTKERYFIDKTHFLGEFFQKLNVSKHLYFFTIPHKFGKTINAEMIRTFADIELDGTNRRNPNDTQAYEIFSKLSIGKNETIMKDHLANHPVILFDLQIECEKSWDSFFSSMQFYIKQIFSDYNFIYDLHKKNANATSDFQLMDKVFNSELNQNETSHSLKSLINIVGDFFNADVILLIDHYDFLVNYFSNSRQDIDRIYELINGMIFHIFDEGVPLRNSFVFGVSDLMFPTPMKYHRNISHFPFLGYNSAKYFGFTDVELSSLYGKYKFTSEDAMKMKIIFGDYISFERFKLYNPFSVVKFLNGVENENSSRFEIIQRKYCDQKDKFDIISSFMKSAEFRQTAILLLRHNRCNVGVINVFFESKNMFQIIENLKRNGSGVSFFDRDILSAHFFERGFIVPGFEENNSFMIPNLETDLDLRNKLKLFYMESKNMFVILQLLHVLKEIILCPSNAAVEIKQNLNRTMSELFEGLKQSEQRDFNHLDLIGIIYAFASDIDLWVFSQPIYNKIAFLKYENEHVMSDGEMLNQLTSVTSYYGSSVHIIMY, from the coding sequence ATGAAACTGCTTCTTTTACTGGTAATTATTTGGCATCTGGAAACTCCCACTTCAGCTCACTTCGATAAAAAGCGCACGAGATTTTATAATTTAACCAAAGAACGTTATTTCATCGACAAGACGCATTTCTTAGGCGAATTCTTCCAGAAATTAAATGTATCAAAACACCTTTACTTCTTCACCATTCCTCATAAATTCGGTAAAACCATCAATGCAGAAATGATTAGAACTTTCGCCGATATTGAATTAGATGGAACTAATCGGAGAAATCCCAACGATACCCAAGCCTACGAAATATTCAGCAAATTATCTATcggtaaaaatgaaacaatcatGAAGGATCATTTAGCCAATCATCCAGTTATACTGTTCGATTTGCAAATCGAATGTGAAAAATCGTGGGATAGTTTCTTCTCCTCTATGCAATTTTATATCAAACAGATATTCTCAGATTACAACTTTATTTACGATTTGCATAAGAAAAATGCAAACGCAACTTCGGATTTCCAATTAATGGATAAAGTATTCAATTCcgaattaaatcaaaatgaaacttcCCATAGTTTGAAATCTTTGATCAACATAGTCGGCGATTTTTTCAACGCTGATGTAATTTTATTAATCGATCATTACGATTTTTTAgtcaattatttttctaattcaCGTCAAGATATTGATCGAATTTACGAATTAATTAACGGTATGATTTTTCACATCTTCGATGAAGGTGTTCCTTTACGAAACAGTTTCGTGTTCGGTGTAAGTGATCTAATGTTTCCTACGCCGATGAAATATCATCGTAATATTAGCCACTTTCCTTTTCTCGGATATAATTCTGCCAAGTATTTCGGATTTACTGATGTCGAATTGAGTTCCTTGTACGGAAAGTATAAATTCACTTCCGAGGATGCGATGAAAATGAAGATTATATTCGGCGACTACATCTCGTTCGAACGTTTCAAATTATACAATCCTTTCTCTGTGGTTAAATTTCTGAACGGTGTCGAAAATGAGAATTCAAGcagatttgaaataattcaacgtAAATACTGCGATCAAAAAGATAAATTCGATATAATTTCGTCGTTTATGAAATCTGCGGAATTTCGTCAAACAGCGATACTCTTATTGAGACATAATCGATGCAACGTTGGTGTGATAAATGTCTTTTTTGAGAGTAAAAATATGTTCCAAATCATTGAGAATTTGAAACGGAATGGAAGCGGCGTGTCTTTCTTCGATAGAGACATTCTGTcagcacatttttttgaacgcGGTTTCATCGTCCCAggatttgaagaaaataattcgTTCATGATACCTAATTTGGAAACGGATCTGGATTTAaggaataaattgaaattgttttacaTGGAATCGAAGAACATGTTTGTTATACTACAATTACTTCatgttttgaaagaaatcattCTTTGTCCGAGTAATGCGGCTGTGGAAATTAAGCAGAACTTGAATCGAACAATGAGTGAGTTATTTGAAGGCCTAAAACAATCGGAGCAACGTGATTTTAATCATTTGGATCTGATTGGAATAATTTATGCTTTTGCTTCCGATATCGATTTATGGGTATTTAGCCAACCGATTTACAATAAAATTGCATTTCTAAAATACGAGAATGAACATGTGATGTCTGATGGAGAAATGTTGAATCAATTAACTTCCGTTACTTCTTATTATGGGTCATCTGTACATATAataatgtattga
- the Ars2 gene encoding serrate RNA effector molecule homolog, with the protein MGDSDDEYDKKIRDKFRGERDRADSYKGIDSRREERRPPRDDWMERDAWNTRSRGRGEYRSMIRERHSPVRHDPGPPMKRMRGDWEDRRFYDAPSYSYPAWLTAESQAAANARVAPAPNPPVEPNLESQPPMMSLKAFINTLDDSVSDEEALKKYNEYKMEFRKQQLNEFFVAHKDEEWFKEKYHPVYSAKRKEQHLSNINKRVDSFNDMLNKSRFDDVLVDADQADNLIKVMDMFVILLEGGNENDFKILEANEGEMKPPKPTETIEIKNDDEKSQPSPVENKKPEEEEATSKKDEEIDDHTVTTTQEDDKEEKSKKEGEEGEEEEEPEKTENDESEEGKDGEAKALSENESKPEEPEPEPEPEPVEVPPQEKPPPPRPLHKTSSIFLRNLAPSITKDEIEHICKKFPGFLRIAIADPQPERRWFRRGWITFLRDVDIREICWHISNLRDIELSPIVNRDLTRRVRTVSPITNNKRVIRNDMKLCAKIISNLDKKFGLWVDPEAPQEQSYGLLSKNPVLKNITAYLIEEASAEEEELLGQNEPTEEADEKDLAVFKVLDRMVLYLRFVHSVDYYNHCEYPNEDEMPNRCGIIHARVTSTTNKVTADEVSEYCKAFQGKLAHLIEPTPELTVEEITKLGMKDQNAEVDKFIAANTQELGPQKWLCPLSGKKFKGPEFVLKHIQNKHAEKIDEVRLEVEYFNNFLRDPKRPQLPEHPGNKQTKPEPVVTNSVMAQAHPNPYQYNFGTGMFTAGYNRGMNYGYSRGPRPNYGGRGRGGGGGGGGGGGGMDHRPIIHYRDLDAPKEPDEFI; encoded by the exons ATGGGCGACAGTGACGACGAATACGATAAAAAAATCCGAGATAAGTTTCGCGGTGAAAGAGATCGAGCTGATTCTTACAAAGGTATAGATAGTCGAAGAGAAGAACGAAGACCGCCGCGTGATGATTGGATGGAAAG AGATGCTTGGAATACGCGATCTCGAGGTAGAGGAGAGTACCGGAGTATGATTCGCGAACGTCATAGTCCGGTTAGACATGATCCTGGACCACCGATGAAACGGATGCGAGGCGACTG GGAGGATAGACGATTCTACGATGCACCTAGTTACTCGTACCCAGCATGGTTGACTGCAGAATCCCAAGCAGCAGCTAATGCCAG AGTTGCACCTGCTCCGAATCCGCCGGTTGAGCCAAATTTGGAATCTCAGCCTCCGATGATGTCTTTGAAAGCATTTATTAACACTCTGGACGACAGTGTGAGCGATGAAGAAGCGCTCAAGAAGTATAACGAGTATAAAATGGAGTTCCGTAAACAACAACTTAATGAATTTTTCGTCGCTCATAAAGACGAAGAATGGTTTAAAGAGAAATATCATCCGGTTTATAGCGCCAAAAGGAAAGAACAGCATTTGAGTAATATTAAC AAACGTGTTGATTCTTTCAACGATATGCTGAACAAGAGTCGATTTGACGATGTGTTGGTAGACGCTGATCAAGCTGACAACCTTATCAAGGTTATGGATATGTTTGTTATACTTCTAGAAGGAGGTAACgaaaacgatttcaaaattttagaagccAACGAAGGTGAAATGAAACCTCCCAAACCCACCGAAACTATCGAAATTAAAAACGACGACGAGAAAAG ccaaCCATCTCCTGTAGAGAATAAAAAACCCGAAGAAGAGGAAGCCACTTCTaaaaaagacgaagaaattGACGATCATACTGTGACAACTACTCAAGAAGACGACAAAG aagaaaaatctaaaaaagaagGTGAAgaaggagaagaagaagaagaaccaGAAAAGACCGAAAATGACGAATCCGAAGAAGGAAAAGATGGTGAAGCGAAAGCTCTCAGTGAAAATGAATCGAAACCGGAAGAACCTGAGCCCGAACCCGAACCTGAGCCGGTTGAAGTTCCTCCTCAGGAGAAG CCACCTCCACCTCGTCCTTTACATAAAACATCATcgatatttttaagaaatttggcACCGTCGATTACTAAAGATGAAATCGAACAC ATCTGTAAAAAATTCCCTGGATTTTTACGAATTGCCATCGCCGATCCTCAACCAGAACGAAGATGGTTCCGTCGAGGTTGGATTACTTTCTTAAGAGACGTTGATATTAGGGAAATATGCTGGCATATTTCGAAC TTGAGGGATATCGAACTTAGTCCAATTGTAAATCGTGATTTGACGAGAAGAGTACGCACCGTTAGTCCAATTACTAATAACAAACGTGTCATTAGAAACGATATGAAATTGTGtgctaaaattatcagtaatttagaTAAGAAATTTGGATTGTGGGTTGATCCCGAGGCACCTCAAGAA caGTCGTACGGTTTACTTTCTAAGAACCcagtgttgaaaaatattaccgCATACTTAATCGAAGAAGCTTCCGCAGAGGAAGAAGAGCTACTCGGACAAAACGAACCAACCGAAGAAGCCGATGAGAAAGATCTTGCTGTTTTTAAA GTTTTGGATCGTATGGTGTTATATTTACGTTTCGTTCATTCGGTCGATTACTATAACCATTGTGAGTATCCAAACGAAGACGAAATGCCGAATAGGTGCGGTATAATCCACGCCAGAGTGACGTCAACCACCAATAAG gtaACTGCGGACGAAGTCAGCGAATATTGTAAAGCATTCCAAGGTAAATTAGCCCACCTTATAGAACCAACCCCCGAGTTGACCGTAGAAGAGATCACCAAGTTAGGAATGAAAGACCAGAATGCCGAAGTTGACAAATTCATCGCGGCAAATACTCAAGAATTAGGGCCTCAAAAATGGCTATGTCCTTTATccggtaaaaaattcaaaggacCAGAGTTTGTTTTGAAACATATTCAGAATAAACATGCTGAGAAAATCGATGAAGTTCGTTTGGAG GTCgagtattttaataatttcctACGTGATCCGAAACGTCCTCAGTTACCGGAACATCCGGGTAATAAGCAAACTAAGCCGGAACCTGTTGTTACAAATAGTGTTATGGCTCAAGCCCATCCTAATCC TTATCAGTATAATTTTGGAACCGGTATGTTCACGGCTGGGTACAATCGTGGCATGAATTACGGATATTCTAGAGGTCCCAGACCTAATTACGGTGGAAGAGGACG cggtggcggcggcggcggcggcggaggaggaggaggtATGGATCATCGCCCGATCATCCATTACAGAGATCTAGACGCCCCGAAGGAACCCGATGAATTCATCTAA
- the FeCH gene encoding ferrochelatase, mitochondrial, translated as MLCKKLTKGVLTEGSLLKTMVTSRRNQSVKTAVVMMNMGGPQHIDQVSDYLHRIMTDRDMIQLPVQNFLGPYIARRRTPEVQKKYMEIGGGSPILKWTNLQGELMCKKLDQISPETAPHKHYVAFRYVNPLTEQALEQVEKDKAERVVLFSQYPQYSCATTGSSFNAIYTHYLKQKLPSSVKWSLIDRWPTHPFLIKTISERIVEKLNEFPESIRSKVVIVFSAHSLPIKAVNRGDAYPSEVGATVQAVMRELGYRNPFILTWQSKVGPLPWLGPFTDEAIEGYVKQGIKNFVMVPIAFVNEHIETLHEMDIEYCQDLGKKVGAEAIRRAAAPNDHSLFIDALADIVARHLRNNEPISPKFTLRCPHCVNPKCYESKQWFQKLCSS; from the exons ATGTTGTGCAAGAAATTAACCAAAg GTGTACTTACGGAGGGCTCTCTGCTGAAAACCATGGTCACAAGTCGAAGAAATCAGAGTGTAAAGACAGCTGTCGTAATGATGAATATGGGAGGCCCTCAGCATATCGATCAAGTATCCGATTATCTGCACAGAATTATGACCGACAGAGACATGATTCAGCTTCCAGTACAGAA TTTTCTAGGACCTTATATTGCCAGGAGAAGAACACCAGAAGTGCAAAAGAAGTACATGGAAATTGGAGGAGGATCGCCGATTCTGAAATGGACTAATTTACAA GGCGAATTAATGTGTAAAAAACTGGATCAAATATCACCGGAAACCGCACCTCATAAGCACTATGTTGCATTTCGTTACGTAAATCCTCTTACCGAACAAGCATTAGAACAAGTTGAAAA agataaaGCTGAAAGAGTTGTATTATTTTCACAATATCCTCAATACAGTTGCGCCACCACCGGATCCAGTTTCAACGCAATTTATACACATTACTTGAAACA aAAGCTTCCATCTTCGGTGAAATGGAGTTTAATCGATCGTTGGCCAACGcatccttttttgataaaaaccatcagTGAAAGAATCGTAGAAAAGCTGAACGAATTCCCCGAATCGATACGTTCCAAAGTAGTGATTGTGTTTTCGGCTCACTCGTTGCCCATCAAG GCTGTGAATAGAGGAGATGCCTATCCCTCTGAAGTAGGAGCAACGGTGCAAGCTGTAATGAGAGAATTAGGATACAGGAATCCGTTTATTTTAACTTGGCAATCGAAAGTTGGTCCTTTACCTTGGCTGGGACCTTTTACCGATGAAGCCATCGAAG GATACGTTAAACAAGGTATCAAGAATTTCGTTATGGTGCCTATCGCTTTCGTTAACGAGCATATTGAAACATTACATGAAATGGATATCGAATACTGTCAAGATTTAGGCAAAAAA gtTGGAGCTGAAGCAATACGAAGAGCAGCAGCTCCGAATGATCATTCGTTGTTCATCGATGCTTTGGCTGATATCGTTGCTCGTCATCTTCGTAATAATGAACCGATTAGCCCGAAATTCACGCTAAGATGTCCTCATTGCGTGAATCCGAAATGCTACGAGTCGAAACAATGGTTTCAGAAACTATGCTCTTCTTAG
- the LOC135844498 gene encoding alpha-1,6-mannosyl-glycoprotein 2-beta-N-acetylglucosaminyltransferase-like isoform X1, with translation MSVIKVICRPKLLYRFRNIIFLVILFMSFLLVFHIFLNFKTYDKQVQKDVNDEKNIDSADTSILTMVPLAFHKYLMSDMKNTSIQQHLSINEIQRRVDEHNKLQIILNEDIFGPLRNDSLVIAIQVHDRLIYLRHTIISLAQVKGIENALLIFSHDYYDEEINSLVQSINFCKVMQIFYPYSIQTHPNEFPGDSKDDCPRNIDIKEAIKIKCTNALHPDQYGHYREAKFTQIKHHWWWKANRIFDGLKTTKEYTGLVVFIEEDHYIAQDFIHMLHRMEIARQSDCPECKIYALGSHSKNFDFASDSKKAETKQWSSSMENMAITFNRPIWQELKSCAKKFCTYDDYNWDWSLLAVSTTCLAKEITAMVLRAPRVFHIGECGIHQIHQENDCKITDVLERIQKLLMTSIEYLYPQDLNLAHIPNERYLGTLNGNGGWGDVRDHNLCLEMVKQS, from the exons ATGAGCGTAATAAAAGTGATATGTCGACCAAAACTTCTATACCGGTTTcgtaatattatatttttggtGATCTTATTTATGTCGTTTTTGCTTGTgtttcacatatttttaaattttaaaacatacgATAAACAAGTGCAAAAAGAcgtaaacgatgaaaaaaatattgattccGCAGATACCTCCATATTGACCATGGTGCCTCTG GCATTTCATAAATATTTAATGAGCGATATGAAAAACACATCAATTCAACAACATTTAAGTATAAATGAGATCCAACGTCGGGTTGACGAACATAATAAACTTCAAATAATCCTAAATGAAGATATTTTTGGACCTTTACGAAATGATTCTCTAGTCATAGCTATACAA GTACACGATCGACTGATATATTTAAGACACACTATAATCAGTCTTGCTCAAGTAAAAGGCATAGAAAATGCTTTACTAATCTTTAGTCACGATTATTACGATGAAGAGATTAATAGTCTTGTACAaagcataaatttttgcaaagttaTGCAAATATTTTATCCGTACTCCATTCAAACGCATCCAAACGAATTTCCTGGTGATTCAAAGGATGATTGTCCGAGGAATATCGATATTAAAGA AgctattaaaataaaatgcacCAATGCCTTGCATCCGGATCAATACGGTCATTATAGGGAGgcaaaatttacccaaattaaGCACCATTGGTGGTGGAAAGCAAACCGAATATTTGATGGTTTAAAAACCACAAAGGAATACACAG GTTTGGTGGTATTTATCGAAGAGGATCATTACATTGCACAGGATTTTATACACATGTTACATCGGATGGAAATTGCCAGACAATCAGATTGTCCCGAGTGTAAAATTTATGCATTGGGTTCACATtcgaaaaactttgattttgcCTCTGATTCCAAAAAG GCTGAAACTAAACAATGGAGCAGCAGCATGGAAAACATGGCTATTACATTCAATCGTCCTATTTGGCAAGAGCTGAAATCCTGTGCCAAGAAATTCTGCACTTACGACGACTACAACTGGGACTGGAGTTTGCTAGCTGTATCAACTACATGTCTTGCAAAAGAAATAACTGCCATGGTTCTGCGTGCTCCTCGAGTCTTCCATATTGGCGAATG CGGAATTCACCAAATTCATCAAGAAAATGACTGCAAAATAACAGATGTACTAGAAAGAATACAGAAATTACTAATGACATCGATCGAGTACCTGTACCCTCAAGATTTGAATCTTGCACACATCCCAAACGAGAGATATTTGGGAACCCTCAATGGTAATGGAGGTTGGGGGGATGTACGAGACCATAATTTATGTTTAGAAATGGTTAAACAATCCTGA
- the LOC135844498 gene encoding alpha-1,6-mannosyl-glycoprotein 2-beta-N-acetylglucosaminyltransferase-like isoform X2, whose translation MSDMKNTSIQQHLSINEIQRRVDEHNKLQIILNEDIFGPLRNDSLVIAIQVHDRLIYLRHTIISLAQVKGIENALLIFSHDYYDEEINSLVQSINFCKVMQIFYPYSIQTHPNEFPGDSKDDCPRNIDIKEAIKIKCTNALHPDQYGHYREAKFTQIKHHWWWKANRIFDGLKTTKEYTGLVVFIEEDHYIAQDFIHMLHRMEIARQSDCPECKIYALGSHSKNFDFASDSKKAETKQWSSSMENMAITFNRPIWQELKSCAKKFCTYDDYNWDWSLLAVSTTCLAKEITAMVLRAPRVFHIGECGIHQIHQENDCKITDVLERIQKLLMTSIEYLYPQDLNLAHIPNERYLGTLNGNGGWGDVRDHNLCLEMVKQS comes from the exons ATGAGCGATATGAAAAACACATCAATTCAACAACATTTAAGTATAAATGAGATCCAACGTCGGGTTGACGAACATAATAAACTTCAAATAATCCTAAATGAAGATATTTTTGGACCTTTACGAAATGATTCTCTAGTCATAGCTATACAA GTACACGATCGACTGATATATTTAAGACACACTATAATCAGTCTTGCTCAAGTAAAAGGCATAGAAAATGCTTTACTAATCTTTAGTCACGATTATTACGATGAAGAGATTAATAGTCTTGTACAaagcataaatttttgcaaagttaTGCAAATATTTTATCCGTACTCCATTCAAACGCATCCAAACGAATTTCCTGGTGATTCAAAGGATGATTGTCCGAGGAATATCGATATTAAAGA AgctattaaaataaaatgcacCAATGCCTTGCATCCGGATCAATACGGTCATTATAGGGAGgcaaaatttacccaaattaaGCACCATTGGTGGTGGAAAGCAAACCGAATATTTGATGGTTTAAAAACCACAAAGGAATACACAG GTTTGGTGGTATTTATCGAAGAGGATCATTACATTGCACAGGATTTTATACACATGTTACATCGGATGGAAATTGCCAGACAATCAGATTGTCCCGAGTGTAAAATTTATGCATTGGGTTCACATtcgaaaaactttgattttgcCTCTGATTCCAAAAAG GCTGAAACTAAACAATGGAGCAGCAGCATGGAAAACATGGCTATTACATTCAATCGTCCTATTTGGCAAGAGCTGAAATCCTGTGCCAAGAAATTCTGCACTTACGACGACTACAACTGGGACTGGAGTTTGCTAGCTGTATCAACTACATGTCTTGCAAAAGAAATAACTGCCATGGTTCTGCGTGCTCCTCGAGTCTTCCATATTGGCGAATG CGGAATTCACCAAATTCATCAAGAAAATGACTGCAAAATAACAGATGTACTAGAAAGAATACAGAAATTACTAATGACATCGATCGAGTACCTGTACCCTCAAGATTTGAATCTTGCACACATCCCAAACGAGAGATATTTGGGAACCCTCAATGGTAATGGAGGTTGGGGGGATGTACGAGACCATAATTTATGTTTAGAAATGGTTAAACAATCCTGA